The proteins below are encoded in one region of Ornithinimicrobium avium:
- a CDS encoding type IV toxin-antitoxin system AbiEi family antitoxin domain-containing protein, which yields MDSALRAHLDQHGGVLSTKAAARLGLSGNDLRALVRAGVLTRVARGAYVETKLLQGVSPEEHHRRRTIGIVVSRHGRLAACQQSAAVLHGLPVLDKELELVHTVHTREGQDGGRRFDTYRIYPFPGEDALTHKDGVPTVIPALAVLGTSLRAGLWSGQVATDAALRAGLTTKEELTSWLERMPRHPGIARARQVVNQADARSESAGESILRLLLADLGYIAIPQHKVKDASGKVIARVDFYLPEIDVVVEFDGMVKYGGKDGKDALEAERQRERRIRGLGHGVARVVWADLYNVTRIKNEIHAAYRSRTSTSRR from the coding sequence ATGGATTCTGCGCTCCGGGCTCACCTCGACCAGCACGGGGGAGTGCTTTCCACCAAGGCAGCTGCCCGCCTCGGCCTCTCCGGCAACGACCTGAGGGCGCTGGTGCGGGCCGGCGTCCTCACCCGCGTGGCCAGGGGCGCCTACGTGGAGACGAAGCTGCTCCAGGGCGTCAGTCCCGAGGAGCACCACCGGCGGCGCACCATCGGGATCGTGGTCAGCCGGCACGGCCGGCTGGCGGCCTGCCAGCAGAGCGCCGCGGTCCTGCACGGACTTCCGGTGCTCGACAAGGAGCTCGAGCTGGTGCACACCGTGCACACCCGGGAGGGGCAGGACGGGGGCCGCCGCTTCGACACCTACCGCATCTACCCGTTCCCCGGCGAGGACGCGCTGACCCACAAGGACGGGGTACCCACTGTGATTCCGGCTCTCGCCGTGCTCGGGACCTCGCTGCGGGCGGGGCTGTGGTCCGGCCAGGTGGCGACCGACGCAGCTCTTCGGGCAGGGCTGACCACGAAGGAGGAGCTGACGAGCTGGCTGGAGCGGATGCCGCGCCATCCCGGGATCGCGCGCGCCCGTCAGGTCGTCAACCAGGCAGACGCCCGCAGCGAGTCGGCGGGCGAGTCCATCCTGCGGCTGCTGCTCGCGGACCTCGGCTACATCGCCATTCCGCAGCACAAGGTCAAGGACGCCTCGGGCAAGGTCATCGCCCGTGTCGACTTCTACCTGCCGGAGATCGACGTCGTGGTGGAGTTCGACGGCATGGTGAAGTACGGCGGAAAGGACGGCAAGGATGCCCTCGAGGCGGAGCGGCAGCGTGAGCGTCGCATCCGCGGGCTCGGACACGGCGTCGCTCGGGTTGTCTGGGCGGACCTCTACAACGTGACCAGGATCAAGAACGAGATCCACGCCGCCTACCGGAGCCGCACGTCCACTTCACGACGTTAG
- the arfB gene encoding alternative ribosome rescue aminoacyl-tRNA hydrolase ArfB, which translates to MPVAAELDLVVPPGPGLRHGLVVPAGELEERFTRASGPGGQGVNTTDSRVELWWDPATSTTLTAHQRERVTGALTAYLVGGRVRVVAAEHRSQRRNRKAARERLAELIREALAPPPPPRRATKPTRGSQRRRLDAKRRRSAIKARRTRPTGSD; encoded by the coding sequence ATGCCCGTTGCCGCAGAGCTCGACCTCGTGGTGCCGCCCGGACCGGGGCTGCGCCACGGCCTCGTCGTGCCCGCGGGCGAGCTCGAGGAGCGCTTCACCAGGGCGAGCGGCCCAGGGGGACAGGGGGTCAACACGACCGACAGCCGGGTCGAGCTGTGGTGGGACCCGGCCACCTCCACGACCCTCACCGCGCACCAGCGCGAGCGGGTGACCGGTGCGCTCACGGCATACCTCGTCGGTGGGCGGGTGCGCGTGGTGGCGGCCGAGCACCGCTCCCAGCGGCGCAACCGCAAGGCGGCCCGCGAGCGCCTGGCCGAGCTGATCCGCGAGGCGCTCGCTCCCCCGCCGCCACCGCGGAGGGCGACGAAGCCGACGCGCGGGTCCCAGCGCCGCCGGCTCGACGCCAAGCGGCGGCGCTCGGCGATCAAGGCGCGGCGCACGCGCCCGACGGGCAGCGACTGA
- a CDS encoding SpvB/TcaC N-terminal domain-containing protein — translation MATTSRSPRITRALGVAVAASMAVAGLTVPVLGTAGPVVAADDTLGREAVLTPEQLGTGGLDGLQYADPTEALSLIDPPTAGSRGGASLSYPLLVPPGRGITPDLSLTYGSEGDDGWTGMGWDLSVGEVAVDTTFGAPWFDADEESESYTLDGDELVPNAVRDDWEPRVAERQDWTRQVETGYEQIIRHGDSPTTYFWEVRDKQGNVRWYGGTPDSGGPVPEVAATIDPSAIVTDLDGNGVRWLLSAQRDVGVNLITYHYETLRYESSDSGWDAVDTCTHPSRICGSHTFLSRIDYTAKATADGPEDPAYQVRFELEDGDRLDPVVDATGGYVDVLAQRLATVKVLHGDPADQPRTSDDTYGDLAVRYDLAYLEDTPFDKSLLGSLTQSGGDPDETAVHTFGYFDDVRAGDGTYAGFGESATWLTGDDLRTRSMLDKKVAPGALGASESNSAEGHAYIGFNPEIPQKVGSFGGSIQVGGGETKALSEWMDINGDDLPDKVWLDGRTVSYRLNQNGPKGTTEFAGPQDTSGIDSLSFDQNVDVQLSVEAYLGVTVSFGLGTSVSWSNSYFSDVNSDGLPDLVNDGTVLFNHLDDQGRPTFESSSTNTVVPLPTGSGPAAPPSSDLLQQIQDQLEESSPLVDTVRRWTAPACGRVVIEAPVTLTPVDGDSLDGVRVAVQLGDDELAFDELTVDGTTTAFEAAGPVDPAEHDDDSGTAYTCPADEPVDLPSEADQATPGGVAFPLVLDVAAGDAIYFRVGSVDDGAGDQVTWSPVISYAEVAGFGSAADVPPDVNGLSQTVYDAAADFTTVGRPDTRVGMPYAGTVSFSATIEKSAETSDDLDLVLEHGGVPVDLGADAHLTADFTGTRTVTASFDVTAPPLPDPDHPEQQVGAPDTVGAHLAVDTPIDLGAVEWSSSLTYTAATGPDGTALDVADADGDPRMVMDLTPEVDIYPQRRPAGVSVPWTSSVGGTFDAVVGLTQDTGQVGGPVTVSVKDADGVVAQATLKLDPNPVPFALASVHTVQLDAALTSDTDYWVEVTMSDPSVSETTELTSFALRPDGASDGSGDVALDVPVLASGLQGIFPLPYRGWAVAGYRAGGDLATRPIQEDAFVVDPDDYPDDADTQRPDGFDDVADGAPTTERAYAYLGLADPPGVPAELAADFPRRGPLAGPVWQGTRENLAASATSMRSSRLGADSIDLGVAGGSGRAVTRVSVTAPAAALAIGLGPLGGSLGVSPSFGLVDLEDLNGDGYPDVVTDTQVQYTRQRGGFAPDSVGFDGETEAQNLTASASLGLSIGLVDINANAKGQTNATEGDSAGKGGDANESGVGLGVDLGVSGSWTNPTTSGGSGDTGVPGVPTNPAQEYGEDFTDAAGEATDGGSTTQRALADVNGDGLPDVVRGTPDGVFVRYNLGYAFTEGELRLGSGGFGTRDSYAGSTGGGFSTPWAEFAGGVTLDWNYDMARWSWQDLNGDGILDQVHKGAIDGPPTVRFGTGSGLRDAVTYGPMQSGQPAMGSIDVGQQASFDRSSSVGGGFNFTVYVGPLCLPTPLCYIVINPGASYQNSLSSSEVTLADVNGDGYADSLATTDDAALQVMLNTHGRTNLLHTVDNPLGGTVELDYERKGNTVEHPGSVWVMSSVRVDDGHPGVVDGVDTDGADVLQRTFDYDGLRFDRVHRQSLGFATVTEHEVDASDGTVIRSTERSYLNDNVFDAGLATTVVQYDASIGRGEGNIQGATMEWGFRDARDALGDIHAPVTTVDAAGLPGAIEVTGVGSLGTSVAPLLLEVGEQQYDGAQVGQETLSVYAYDGLGNVLTQLDEGETETTADDVLTRIVYSTCNISSTIGCPTAPAAPSPLWDQDVCPTWVSLPAEITLTNGASGASEIVYGHRDGRAALCDNASVTHLEEQIDGTGATAVTDLAYNEWGAYDRIVHPAGKDGVRYAVQYTYDADRHSDVARVAEYDLATDAAVAAFIATGDTSGALRTGVTSSATFDPLSGRVASRTNAPGWTTSYTYDTLGRIVAISQIGESEALVSFDYAPSDPDYGYAVAHHTDALHPGDTIDTVTFVDGLGRTTQTKRDVSLHTAVGEPGVAGRSVSGAVAYDALGRVVSDHYPTVDQQPELTAYDLSVPDPAAATVTVLDLWDAPDEVTQPGGRVTTNVYTYTELPGSDPATVVYETVSTDPRGRATTTWTDMRGRVLQIDDEPAGEPRLTSTYDYAGTGALLSFTDSSGEVTTHAYDMLGRRTSTDTPDAGLVEMTYDDEGRLTSRVTPNLRAAGTATTYDYQLGRLVTIDHPDGTPDVSYTYGAMGADGNGAGRITRVEDGTRILDLGYSRGGTVVKQAAQVKLHNWDPARAQDFTWTTTWDYDGLGRLLHMTYPDSERLTYDYDAGGLVRAVTGEEDGYEDVIIGFDEEGEPIVERRPRTWHYDYLLGSTYDEFLSPRSSEYGNAVTTEWAYDPATRWLDRQRTISADRKVKKPAQTEIQDLNYDYDAVGNVLAYRNELPAPEPSLFGGPSRQTYELDAYDRLVGAQGQWDVDTKATRAYALDLELDEHRNVVAKNQRDVIRKGKKELVQDETTYTFDRTYSDAAPGLAESADGTVGPRSYHFDADGNLLGTKDSKGRWIRQLTWDATDRLTLVDDSSASTTYKYDDSGQRMIERGPNGETAFVNPWFTLRNGTEIYKHVWAGDNRIATQRDDGGEEELTRYFLHQDLQGSTNMVTDYRGETFQHLEYFPGGEIWFMENSTVYRTPYLFGGHYYDERRDLLDVGPRWYDTREEMLYSPDPLLAGDPTAVVANPELRAAYSFAGSNPVSFIDPSGQAFIWTKTRQNAQMEEIKKYRAALDATPALRAQALADLQRTLPSSFAKYAISKHTARIQKLDQVLSAVPLVEVNVSTGTVKLGFVASPQVTVRKGSATGGDDASGAAPPRPDAVLPGGPGPDVGGDAAADSLTPAQVQKLKPLPPLPHKAAADAGGDATDAHAQAVQRQKAKPLPPTPVKQQEAVPRSDE, via the coding sequence ATGGCGACGACGTCCAGGTCCCCGAGGATCACCCGCGCGCTCGGGGTGGCGGTGGCTGCGAGCATGGCGGTGGCCGGCCTGACCGTGCCCGTCCTGGGCACCGCCGGCCCGGTGGTGGCCGCGGACGACACCCTGGGCCGGGAGGCGGTGCTCACTCCGGAGCAGCTGGGGACCGGCGGGCTCGACGGGCTGCAGTACGCCGACCCCACCGAGGCTCTGTCCCTCATCGACCCGCCGACGGCCGGCAGCCGTGGCGGTGCCAGCCTGTCCTACCCGCTGCTCGTCCCGCCCGGACGCGGCATCACCCCCGACCTCTCGCTCACCTACGGCTCGGAGGGGGACGACGGCTGGACGGGTATGGGGTGGGACCTGTCGGTCGGCGAGGTCGCCGTGGACACCACCTTCGGTGCGCCGTGGTTCGACGCGGACGAGGAGAGCGAGTCCTACACCCTCGACGGCGACGAGCTCGTGCCCAACGCGGTGCGCGACGACTGGGAGCCGCGCGTCGCCGAGCGCCAGGACTGGACCCGTCAGGTCGAGACCGGCTACGAGCAGATCATCCGGCACGGGGACAGCCCCACGACCTACTTCTGGGAGGTCCGCGACAAGCAGGGCAACGTGCGCTGGTACGGCGGCACGCCCGACTCCGGCGGTCCCGTCCCGGAGGTGGCGGCCACGATCGACCCCTCGGCCATCGTCACCGACCTCGACGGCAACGGCGTGCGCTGGCTGCTCTCCGCCCAGCGCGACGTCGGCGTCAACCTCATCACCTACCACTACGAGACGCTGCGCTACGAGAGCAGCGACAGCGGCTGGGACGCCGTGGACACGTGCACGCACCCGTCGAGGATCTGCGGGAGCCACACCTTCCTGAGCCGCATCGACTACACCGCCAAGGCGACGGCGGACGGGCCGGAGGACCCCGCCTACCAGGTGCGCTTCGAGCTCGAGGACGGCGACCGGCTCGACCCCGTCGTCGACGCCACCGGCGGCTACGTCGACGTGCTCGCGCAGCGGCTGGCCACCGTCAAGGTGCTCCACGGCGACCCTGCCGACCAGCCGCGCACCTCCGACGACACCTACGGCGACCTGGCCGTGCGCTACGACCTCGCCTACCTCGAGGACACGCCGTTCGACAAGTCGCTGCTCGGCAGCCTCACGCAGAGCGGTGGCGACCCGGACGAGACGGCCGTGCACACCTTCGGCTACTTCGACGACGTGCGCGCCGGCGACGGCACGTACGCAGGCTTCGGGGAGAGCGCGACGTGGCTCACGGGCGACGACCTGAGGACCCGCTCGATGCTGGACAAGAAGGTCGCCCCGGGGGCCCTGGGGGCCTCGGAGTCGAACTCGGCCGAGGGGCACGCCTACATCGGGTTCAACCCCGAGATCCCGCAGAAGGTCGGCTCCTTCGGCGGCAGCATCCAGGTCGGCGGCGGGGAGACCAAGGCGCTCTCGGAGTGGATGGACATCAACGGCGACGACCTGCCGGACAAGGTGTGGCTGGACGGGCGCACCGTCTCCTACCGGCTCAACCAGAACGGCCCGAAGGGCACCACCGAGTTCGCCGGCCCGCAGGACACCTCCGGCATCGACTCGCTCTCCTTCGACCAGAACGTCGACGTCCAGCTCTCCGTGGAGGCCTACCTCGGCGTCACCGTCTCCTTCGGTCTGGGCACGAGCGTGTCGTGGAGCAACTCCTACTTCAGCGACGTCAACTCCGACGGGCTGCCCGACCTCGTCAACGACGGCACGGTGCTGTTCAACCACCTCGACGACCAGGGCCGGCCGACCTTCGAGAGCTCGAGCACCAACACCGTCGTGCCCCTGCCCACCGGCAGCGGCCCGGCCGCGCCGCCGAGCAGCGACCTGCTCCAGCAGATCCAGGACCAGCTCGAGGAGAGCTCGCCCCTGGTCGACACGGTGCGCCGCTGGACGGCGCCAGCCTGCGGACGGGTCGTGATCGAGGCACCCGTGACGCTGACGCCGGTCGACGGCGACTCCCTCGACGGCGTGCGCGTCGCGGTGCAGCTGGGCGACGACGAGCTGGCCTTCGACGAGCTCACGGTCGACGGCACGACCACGGCCTTCGAGGCCGCCGGCCCGGTCGACCCCGCCGAGCACGACGACGACAGCGGCACGGCATACACCTGCCCGGCCGACGAGCCGGTGGACCTGCCGAGCGAGGCGGACCAGGCGACCCCGGGCGGGGTGGCCTTCCCTCTCGTGCTCGACGTGGCCGCCGGCGACGCGATCTACTTCCGCGTCGGCTCGGTCGACGACGGCGCCGGGGACCAGGTGACCTGGTCCCCGGTGATCAGCTACGCCGAGGTCGCGGGCTTCGGGTCCGCCGCCGACGTGCCGCCGGACGTCAACGGGCTCTCGCAGACCGTCTACGACGCGGCCGCGGACTTCACCACCGTCGGGCGGCCGGACACCCGGGTCGGTATGCCGTACGCCGGCACCGTCTCCTTCTCCGCCACCATCGAGAAGTCCGCCGAGACCTCCGACGACCTCGACCTCGTGCTCGAGCACGGCGGCGTCCCCGTGGACCTCGGCGCCGACGCCCACCTGACTGCCGACTTCACGGGCACCCGGACGGTCACGGCGAGCTTCGACGTCACGGCCCCGCCGCTGCCCGACCCGGACCACCCCGAGCAGCAGGTCGGGGCGCCCGACACCGTCGGCGCCCACCTGGCCGTCGACACCCCGATCGACCTCGGCGCGGTGGAGTGGTCCTCCTCGCTCACCTACACCGCTGCGACCGGTCCCGACGGGACTGCCCTGGACGTCGCTGACGCCGACGGCGACCCGAGGATGGTCATGGACCTGACGCCGGAGGTCGACATCTACCCCCAGCGGCGCCCCGCCGGTGTGTCGGTGCCGTGGACCTCCAGCGTCGGCGGGACCTTCGACGCCGTCGTGGGCCTGACCCAGGACACCGGTCAGGTCGGCGGTCCGGTGACCGTGTCGGTCAAGGACGCCGACGGCGTCGTCGCGCAGGCGACGCTGAAGCTGGACCCCAACCCCGTGCCCTTCGCCCTCGCCTCGGTGCACACGGTGCAGCTCGACGCGGCCCTGACCTCGGACACCGACTACTGGGTCGAGGTGACGATGAGCGACCCGTCGGTCTCCGAGACGACCGAGCTGACCTCCTTCGCGCTGCGGCCGGACGGCGCGAGCGACGGCTCCGGCGACGTCGCGCTCGACGTGCCGGTGCTGGCCAGCGGGCTGCAGGGCATCTTCCCGCTGCCCTACCGCGGCTGGGCGGTCGCCGGCTACCGGGCCGGCGGGGACCTGGCGACCCGGCCGATCCAGGAGGACGCCTTCGTCGTCGACCCCGACGACTACCCCGACGACGCCGACACGCAGAGGCCGGACGGCTTCGACGACGTCGCCGACGGTGCCCCGACCACCGAGCGCGCCTACGCCTACCTGGGCCTGGCCGACCCGCCCGGGGTGCCCGCCGAGCTCGCCGCCGACTTCCCGCGGCGCGGGCCGCTGGCGGGCCCGGTCTGGCAGGGCACGAGGGAGAACCTGGCCGCCAGCGCCACCAGCATGCGCTCCTCGCGCCTCGGCGCGGACAGCATCGACCTGGGCGTCGCGGGCGGCTCCGGCCGGGCCGTGACCCGCGTCTCGGTCACCGCCCCGGCGGCCGCCCTGGCGATCGGCCTCGGCCCGCTCGGCGGCAGCCTGGGCGTCTCGCCGAGCTTCGGCCTGGTCGACCTGGAGGACCTCAACGGCGACGGCTACCCCGACGTGGTCACCGACACGCAGGTGCAGTACACCCGCCAGCGCGGCGGCTTCGCGCCGGACAGCGTGGGCTTCGACGGAGAGACCGAGGCACAGAACCTCACCGCCTCGGCCTCCCTGGGCCTGAGCATCGGCCTGGTCGACATCAACGCCAACGCCAAGGGGCAGACCAACGCCACCGAGGGTGACTCCGCCGGCAAGGGCGGCGACGCCAACGAGAGCGGCGTCGGCCTCGGCGTCGACCTGGGCGTCAGCGGCAGCTGGACCAACCCGACCACCTCCGGCGGCTCCGGGGACACCGGCGTGCCCGGCGTCCCGACCAACCCGGCGCAGGAGTACGGCGAGGACTTCACCGACGCCGCGGGCGAGGCGACCGACGGCGGCTCGACGACCCAGAGGGCGCTCGCCGACGTCAACGGCGACGGGCTGCCCGACGTGGTCCGCGGCACGCCCGACGGCGTCTTCGTCCGCTACAACCTGGGCTATGCCTTCACCGAGGGCGAGCTCAGGCTGGGCAGCGGAGGCTTCGGGACCCGCGACTCCTACGCCGGGTCGACCGGCGGCGGCTTCTCCACGCCGTGGGCGGAGTTCGCCGGCGGGGTCACGCTCGACTGGAACTACGACATGGCACGCTGGTCCTGGCAGGACCTCAACGGCGACGGGATCCTCGACCAGGTCCACAAGGGCGCGATCGACGGTCCTCCCACGGTCCGTTTCGGCACCGGCAGCGGGCTGCGCGACGCCGTGACCTACGGTCCGATGCAGTCCGGGCAGCCGGCGATGGGCTCCATCGACGTGGGCCAGCAGGCCTCCTTCGACCGGTCCAGCAGCGTCGGCGGCGGCTTCAACTTCACCGTCTACGTGGGACCGCTGTGCCTGCCCACACCGCTGTGCTACATCGTCATCAACCCCGGAGCCAGCTACCAGAACTCGCTGTCCAGCAGCGAGGTGACGCTGGCCGACGTCAACGGCGACGGCTATGCGGACTCGCTGGCCACCACCGACGACGCGGCCCTGCAGGTGATGCTCAACACGCACGGGCGGACCAACCTGCTGCACACCGTCGACAACCCCCTCGGCGGCACCGTCGAGCTCGACTACGAGCGCAAGGGCAACACCGTGGAGCACCCGGGCTCGGTGTGGGTGATGAGCAGCGTGAGGGTCGACGACGGCCACCCCGGGGTCGTCGACGGCGTCGACACGGACGGCGCCGACGTGCTGCAGCGCACCTTCGACTACGACGGGCTGCGCTTCGACCGGGTGCACCGCCAGTCGCTGGGCTTCGCCACGGTCACCGAGCACGAGGTCGACGCCTCCGACGGCACCGTGATCCGCAGCACCGAGCGCAGCTACCTCAACGACAACGTCTTCGACGCCGGGCTGGCCACCACGGTGGTCCAGTACGACGCCTCCATCGGCCGGGGCGAGGGCAACATCCAGGGCGCCACCATGGAGTGGGGCTTCCGCGACGCCCGCGACGCCCTGGGGGACATCCATGCCCCGGTGACCACGGTCGACGCCGCCGGCCTGCCCGGCGCGATCGAGGTGACCGGTGTCGGCTCGCTCGGCACGTCCGTCGCACCGCTGCTTCTCGAGGTCGGCGAGCAGCAGTACGACGGTGCCCAGGTCGGTCAGGAGACGCTGAGCGTCTACGCCTACGACGGCCTCGGCAACGTCCTGACCCAGCTCGACGAGGGTGAGACCGAGACGACCGCCGACGACGTGCTGACCCGGATCGTCTACAGCACCTGCAACATCTCCTCCACGATCGGCTGCCCGACCGCGCCGGCCGCGCCGAGCCCGCTGTGGGACCAGGACGTCTGCCCGACCTGGGTCAGCCTGCCTGCCGAGATCACGCTGACCAACGGCGCGAGCGGGGCCTCCGAGATCGTCTACGGCCACCGTGACGGGCGCGCCGCGCTGTGCGACAACGCCTCGGTCACCCACCTGGAGGAGCAGATCGACGGCACCGGCGCCACCGCCGTGACCGACCTGGCCTACAACGAGTGGGGCGCCTACGACCGCATCGTCCACCCCGCGGGCAAGGACGGCGTCCGGTATGCGGTGCAGTACACCTACGACGCCGACCGGCACTCCGACGTCGCCCGGGTGGCGGAGTACGACCTGGCCACCGACGCCGCCGTCGCCGCCTTCATCGCCACCGGCGACACGAGCGGCGCGCTGCGCACCGGGGTGACCTCCTCGGCCACCTTCGACCCGCTCTCCGGGCGCGTCGCCTCGCGCACCAACGCGCCGGGGTGGACCACCAGCTACACCTACGACACCCTCGGACGGATCGTGGCGATCAGCCAGATCGGGGAGAGCGAGGCGCTGGTCAGCTTCGACTACGCGCCCAGCGACCCGGACTACGGGTATGCCGTCGCGCACCACACCGACGCGCTCCACCCGGGCGACACGATCGACACCGTCACCTTCGTCGACGGGCTGGGCCGCACCACGCAGACCAAGCGCGACGTGAGCCTGCACACCGCCGTCGGCGAGCCCGGCGTGGCGGGGCGCAGCGTCAGCGGCGCAGTGGCCTACGACGCCCTCGGGCGCGTGGTGAGCGACCACTACCCGACCGTGGACCAGCAGCCCGAGCTCACGGCATACGACCTGAGCGTCCCGGACCCGGCCGCCGCCACGGTGACCGTCCTGGACCTGTGGGACGCGCCGGACGAGGTGACCCAGCCCGGTGGCCGGGTGACGACGAACGTCTACACCTACACCGAGCTGCCCGGCTCCGACCCGGCGACGGTCGTCTACGAGACGGTCAGCACCGACCCGCGCGGTCGGGCCACCACGACGTGGACCGACATGCGCGGCCGGGTGCTGCAGATCGACGACGAGCCGGCGGGCGAGCCGAGGCTGACGTCGACCTACGACTACGCCGGGACCGGTGCGCTGCTGAGCTTCACCGACTCCTCGGGCGAGGTGACCACGCACGCCTACGACATGCTCGGGCGGCGCACCTCCACCGACACCCCGGACGCCGGCCTGGTGGAGATGACCTACGACGACGAGGGCCGGCTGACCAGCCGGGTCACGCCCAACCTGCGCGCCGCGGGCACGGCCACCACCTACGACTACCAGCTGGGCAGGCTCGTGACCATCGACCACCCGGACGGGACGCCCGACGTGTCCTACACGTACGGCGCCATGGGTGCCGACGGCAACGGCGCGGGGCGCATCACCCGCGTGGAGGACGGCACGCGCATCCTCGACCTCGGCTACAGCCGCGGCGGGACCGTGGTGAAGCAGGCCGCGCAGGTCAAGCTGCACAACTGGGACCCGGCCAGGGCGCAGGACTTCACCTGGACCACCACGTGGGACTACGACGGGCTGGGCCGGCTGCTGCACATGACCTACCCGGACAGCGAGCGGCTGACCTACGACTACGACGCCGGCGGTCTGGTGCGCGCCGTGACCGGTGAGGAGGACGGCTACGAGGACGTCATCATCGGCTTCGACGAGGAGGGCGAGCCGATCGTCGAGCGTCGTCCGCGGACGTGGCACTACGACTACCTGCTCGGGTCGACCTACGACGAGTTCCTCTCGCCGCGCTCCTCGGAGTACGGCAACGCCGTCACGACCGAGTGGGCCTACGACCCCGCGACCCGGTGGCTGGACCGTCAGCGGACGATCTCTGCGGACCGCAAGGTCAAGAAGCCCGCGCAGACCGAGATCCAGGACCTCAACTACGACTACGACGCCGTCGGCAACGTCCTGGCGTACCGCAACGAGCTGCCCGCCCCCGAGCCGAGCCTGTTCGGCGGCCCGAGCCGGCAGACCTACGAGCTCGACGCCTACGACCGGCTGGTCGGGGCGCAGGGCCAGTGGGACGTCGACACGAAGGCCACGCGCGCCTACGCGTTGGACCTGGAGCTGGACGAGCACCGCAACGTGGTCGCCAAGAACCAGCGCGACGTCATACGCAAGGGCAAGAAGGAGCTCGTCCAGGACGAGACGACCTACACCTTCGACCGGACCTACTCCGACGCCGCGCCGGGGCTGGCCGAGTCCGCCGACGGGACCGTGGGACCGCGCAGCTACCACTTCGACGCCGACGGCAACCTGCTCGGGACCAAGGACTCCAAGGGCAGGTGGATCCGACAGCTGACCTGGGACGCCACCGACCGGCTCACCCTCGTGGACGACTCGTCGGCGAGCACGACCTACAAGTACGACGACTCGGGCCAGCGGATGATCGAGCGCGGACCCAACGGGGAGACGGCCTTCGTCAACCCGTGGTTCACGCTGCGCAACGGCACCGAGATCTACAAGCACGTGTGGGCCGGCGACAACCGCATCGCCACCCAGCGCGACGACGGCGGCGAGGAGGAGCTGACGCGCTACTTCCTGCACCAGGACCTGCAGGGCAGCACCAACATGGTCACCGACTACCGCGGAGAGACCTTCCAGCACCTGGAGTACTTCCCGGGCGGGGAGATCTGGTTCATGGAGAACAGCACGGTCTACCGCACGCCGTACCTCTTCGGCGGGCACTACTACGACGAGCGGCGCGACCTGCTCGACGTCGGCCCGCGGTGGTACGACACCCGCGAGGAGATGCTCTACTCGCCCGACCCGCTGCTGGCCGGCGACCCGACCGCGGTCGTGGCCAACCCCGAGCTGCGGGCGGCGTACTCCTTCGCGGGGTCCAACCCGGTGAGCTTCATCGACCCCTCCGGGCAGGCGTTCATCTGGACCAAGACGCGCCAGAACGCCCAGATGGAGGAGATCAAGAAGTACCGTGCCGCCCTCGACGCGACGCCGGCGCTGCGTGCCCAGGCGCTCGCCGACCTGCAGCGCACGCTGCCGAGCTCGTTCGCGAAGTATGCGATCAGCAAGCACACCGCGCGCATCCAGAAGCTGGACCAGGTGCTCAGCGCGGTGCCGCTGGTCGAGGTCAACGTCTCGACCGGGACGGTCAAGCTGGGCTTCGTGGCCAGTCCGCAGGTGACGGTGCGCAAGGGGTCTGCGACCGGCGGCGACGACGCGTCCGGGGCAGCCCCGCCACGGCCCGACGCGGTGCTGCCCGGAGGCCCCGGTCCGGACGTGGGCGGCGACGCGGCGGCGGACAGCCTCACGCCGGCGCAGGTGCAGAAGCTCAAGCCGCTGCCGCCGCTGCCGCACAAGGCCGCCGCGGACGCCGGCGGGGACGCCACGGACGCCCACGCCCAGGCGGTTCAGCGGCAGAAGGCCAAGCCGTTGCCGCCCACGCCGGTCAAGCAGCAGGAGGCGGTGCCCAGGAGCGACGAGTAG